The following proteins are co-located in the Marinomonas profundi genome:
- the ltrA gene encoding group II intron reverse transcriptase/maturase: MQGKAFEIPKSLVWQSYKSVKRNKGAPGCDGQTMKQFDNNRDRNLYKIWNRLCSGSYLPPPVREKRIPKADGSDRILGIPTISDRIAQGAVKIYLETRLDKLFHNSSFGYRPNRSAHMALTQCERNCRFKSWVLEIDIKAFFDHVDHDLVVKALEHHDMPRWVILYCRRWMEAPMTDSSKADTLTKRARGTPQGGVISPILANLFLHYAFDRWMDKHWRYVPFERYADDIVCHCSRMSEAVNLKEAIQRRMEEVGLSINEAKSNVVYIDTFPRHNVKKVFTFLGYDFKVRTLRRKDGCLFRKCAAGASMTAMKRITKTITSWRIHRSSGATLKELAQRYNASLRGWIHYYGKFWYRHFSYRIWSVFQSRLIKWARCKLKIGTREAERKLEQVRKRMPTLFAHWELLRASNVRPRAV, from the coding sequence GCAATTTGATAACAACAGAGACCGTAATCTTTACAAGATATGGAACCGTTTGTGTTCTGGCAGTTACCTGCCGCCACCGGTTCGTGAAAAGCGAATTCCTAAAGCGGATGGTTCAGACAGAATACTGGGTATTCCAACAATTAGTGATCGTATCGCGCAAGGGGCAGTCAAGATCTATCTGGAAACGCGACTAGATAAGCTATTTCATAATAGTTCATTTGGTTATCGTCCCAATAGATCAGCGCATATGGCTTTAACGCAATGTGAGCGTAACTGTCGTTTTAAAAGTTGGGTATTAGAGATAGATATCAAGGCCTTCTTTGATCATGTTGACCATGATTTGGTGGTGAAAGCGTTAGAACACCATGATATGCCTCGTTGGGTAATATTGTACTGTCGTAGGTGGATGGAAGCCCCCATGACGGACTCAAGCAAGGCTGATACCCTAACAAAGAGAGCGCGTGGTACGCCGCAAGGCGGCGTTATCTCGCCCATTTTGGCGAATTTATTTCTTCACTATGCTTTTGATCGATGGATGGACAAACATTGGCGTTATGTGCCGTTTGAACGGTACGCAGACGACATTGTATGTCACTGTAGTCGAATGTCAGAGGCGGTGAATCTAAAGGAAGCGATCCAACGACGAATGGAAGAAGTGGGATTGAGTATCAATGAGGCCAAATCGAATGTGGTCTATATAGATACATTTCCACGCCATAACGTAAAGAAAGTCTTCACGTTCCTAGGCTATGACTTTAAGGTTAGAACGCTTAGGAGAAAAGACGGTTGTTTGTTTAGAAAATGTGCAGCGGGTGCCTCAATGACCGCCATGAAGCGAATCACGAAAACGATTACTTCGTGGCGAATACATCGATCATCTGGAGCGACATTGAAAGAGCTTGCGCAGAGGTACAATGCCTCGTTAAGAGGGTGGATACACTACTATGGCAAGTTTTGGTACCGACACTTCAGTTATCGTATCTGGTCTGTTTTTCAATCAAGGTTGATTAAATGGGCAAGATGCAAGTTGAAGATAGGAACACGAGAGGCGGAGCGAAAGCTTGAGCAAGTACGAAAACGCATGCCAACGCTCTTTGCTCATTGGGAATTACTTCGTGCATCAAATGTGCGACCAAGAGCCGTATGA